In Paenibacillus phoenicis, one genomic interval encodes:
- the gpmI gene encoding 2,3-bisphosphoglycerate-independent phosphoglycerate mutase, whose amino-acid sequence MTAPRPVALIIMDGFGLRDKVEGNAVAQAKKPNYDRYLKQYPNTTLTASGEAVGLPEGQMGNSEVGHLNIGAGRIVYQDLTRISKSIREGEFFTNETLVDAVRSAKSKGKKLHLYGLLSDGGVHSHIDHMFAMLELAKKEDMHEIYVHAFLDGRDVAPDSAKGFLEQLIAKMNELGVGKIATVQGRYYAMDRDKRWDRVEKSYRAMVYAEGPKYTDPIKAVTESYEKSVYDEFVMPTVIVDDKGEPIAQVESGDSVVFLNFRPDRAIQLSNVFTNKDFQGFDRGPKFPKDLHFVCLTLFAETVNGYVAYKPKDLDNTFGEVLAQHGKKQLRIAETEKYPHVTFFFSGGRDVELPGEKRVLINSPKVATYDLKPEMSAYEVAEACVKEIESDEHDAIILNFANPDMVGHSGKMEPTIKAVEVTDECVGKVVDAVQAKGGVVVIIADHGNADMEIDDEGRPYTAHTTNPVPFIVTDENVVLRDKGILADVAPTLLDLMGLPKPPEMTGQSMIASRKA is encoded by the coding sequence ATGACGGCTCCAAGACCAGTAGCTCTGATTATCATGGACGGGTTCGGGCTTCGCGACAAAGTGGAAGGCAACGCGGTTGCCCAAGCGAAGAAGCCGAACTATGACCGTTATTTGAAACAATACCCGAACACTACGCTGACGGCCAGCGGGGAAGCCGTTGGTTTGCCAGAAGGGCAAATGGGGAACTCCGAAGTCGGCCACTTGAACATCGGCGCCGGCCGGATCGTTTACCAAGACTTGACTCGGATCTCCAAATCGATTCGTGAAGGGGAATTCTTCACGAACGAGACGCTGGTGGATGCGGTACGTAGCGCGAAATCGAAGGGTAAAAAGCTGCATCTGTACGGCCTTCTGTCCGACGGCGGCGTTCACAGCCACATCGATCATATGTTTGCGATGCTCGAACTGGCGAAGAAGGAAGATATGCATGAAATTTATGTGCATGCATTCCTGGACGGACGCGATGTAGCTCCGGACAGCGCGAAAGGCTTCCTTGAGCAATTAATCGCTAAGATGAACGAGCTTGGCGTGGGCAAGATTGCCACCGTCCAAGGCCGTTACTATGCGATGGACCGCGACAAACGTTGGGACCGCGTCGAGAAATCGTACCGGGCCATGGTTTATGCGGAAGGTCCCAAATATACCGACCCGATTAAAGCAGTCACGGAATCGTACGAGAAATCGGTCTATGACGAATTCGTGATGCCAACCGTAATCGTGGACGACAAAGGCGAGCCAATCGCACAAGTTGAGAGCGGCGATTCCGTCGTGTTCTTGAACTTCCGTCCAGACCGTGCGATTCAGCTGTCCAACGTATTCACGAATAAAGACTTCCAAGGCTTCGATCGCGGCCCTAAATTCCCGAAAGATCTGCATTTCGTCTGCTTGACGTTGTTTGCAGAAACGGTGAACGGGTACGTTGCGTACAAGCCGAAGGATCTCGACAATACTTTTGGTGAAGTGTTAGCTCAACACGGGAAGAAACAACTGCGGATCGCCGAAACGGAAAAATACCCGCACGTGACATTCTTCTTCAGCGGCGGACGCGATGTTGAGCTTCCAGGCGAAAAGCGCGTGCTCATCAACTCCCCGAAAGTCGCAACTTACGACTTGAAACCGGAAATGAGCGCTTACGAAGTCGCTGAAGCTTGCGTGAAGGAAATCGAATCCGATGAACACGACGCGATCATTCTGAACTTCGCAAACCCGGACATGGTCGGCCACTCCGGTAAAATGGAGCCAACGATCAAAGCGGTTGAAGTGACGGACGAGTGCGTAGGCAAAGTCGTAGACGCCGTTCAAGCCAAAGGCGGAGTGGTTGTCATTATTGCCGACCACGGGAACGCGGATATGGAAATCGACGATGAAGGTCGTCCGTATACAGCGCATACCACGAACCCGGTACCGTTTATCGTAACCGACGAGAACGTGGTGCTTCGCGATAAAGGCATTCTCGCCGACGTAGCTCCGACGCTGCTCGACCTGATGGGCTTGCCGAAGCCGCCGGAAATGACCGGTCAATCGATGATTGCCAGCCGCAAGGCGTAA
- the eno gene encoding phosphopyruvate hydratase — translation MTIISDVYAREVLDSRGNPTVEVEVYLESGAMGRAIVPSGASTGAHEAVELRDDDKTRYLGKGVLNAVKNVNEIIAPEVIGMDALDQVGIDKLMIELDGTPNKGKLGANAILAVSMAVARAAADALDLPLYAYLGGFNAKQLPVPMMNIVNGGAHADNNVDVQEFMILPVGAPSFREALRTGAEIFHNLKSVLKSKGLNTAVGDEGGFAPNFSSNEDALSSIMEAITKAGYTPGKDVFLGMDVASTEFYKDGKYHLEGEGKSFTSAEFVDLLASWVEKYPIITIEDGCAEDDWEGWKLLTEKLGSKIQLVGDDLFVTNTERLYKGIKEGIGNSILIKVNQIGTLTETFDAIEMAKRAGYTAVVSHRSGESEDSTIADIAVATNAGQIKTGAPSRTDRIAKYNQLLRIEDQLADLAQYNGLKSFYNLKAHR, via the coding sequence ATGACGATTATTTCTGACGTATACGCTCGCGAAGTCCTGGACTCCCGCGGGAACCCAACGGTTGAAGTTGAAGTTTATCTTGAATCCGGTGCTATGGGCCGCGCCATCGTTCCTTCCGGCGCATCCACGGGTGCGCATGAAGCTGTAGAGCTTCGCGATGACGACAAAACTCGTTACCTAGGCAAAGGCGTACTGAACGCCGTGAAGAACGTTAACGAAATCATCGCTCCTGAAGTGATTGGCATGGACGCGCTGGACCAAGTCGGCATCGACAAATTGATGATCGAGCTGGACGGCACGCCAAACAAAGGCAAACTGGGCGCTAACGCGATCCTGGCCGTTTCGATGGCAGTTGCTCGCGCAGCAGCGGATGCTTTGGATCTGCCGTTGTACGCTTACCTGGGCGGATTTAACGCGAAGCAGCTTCCGGTTCCGATGATGAACATCGTTAACGGCGGCGCGCATGCTGACAACAACGTAGACGTACAAGAATTCATGATCCTGCCGGTAGGCGCTCCTTCCTTCAGAGAAGCGCTCCGCACAGGTGCTGAAATCTTCCACAACCTGAAATCCGTTCTGAAATCGAAAGGCCTGAACACGGCAGTAGGCGACGAAGGTGGCTTTGCACCAAACTTCTCTTCCAACGAAGACGCATTGTCCTCGATCATGGAAGCTATTACGAAAGCTGGCTATACACCGGGTAAAGACGTATTCCTGGGTATGGACGTTGCTTCCACCGAGTTCTACAAAGACGGGAAATACCATCTGGAAGGCGAAGGCAAATCCTTTACCTCCGCTGAGTTTGTGGACTTGCTCGCTTCTTGGGTTGAAAAATATCCGATCATCACGATCGAAGACGGCTGCGCTGAGGACGATTGGGAAGGTTGGAAACTGCTCACTGAGAAACTGGGCAGCAAAATCCAACTCGTGGGTGACGACCTGTTCGTAACCAACACCGAACGTTTGTATAAAGGCATCAAAGAAGGCATCGGTAACTCGATCCTGATCAAAGTAAACCAAATCGGTACGTTGACCGAAACGTTCGACGCAATCGAAATGGCAAAACGTGCTGGCTACACTGCGGTAGTATCCCACCGTTCCGGCGAATCCGAAGACAGCACGATCGCCGATATCGCTGTGGCAACGAACGCTGGCCAAATCAAAACCGGTGCTCCGTCCCGTACGGACCGTATCGCGAAATACAACCAATTGCTTCGCATCGAAGATCAATTGGCCGATCTCGCTCAATACAACGGCTTGAAATCCTTCTACAACCTGAAAGCTCATCGTTAA
- the secG gene encoding preprotein translocase subunit SecG, with the protein MDILLKVLLVIFSIGLIAVVLLQKGKSAGLSGAISGGAEHLFGKTKARGMELVLERVTVGLAVGFFILSIIVAIVPD; encoded by the coding sequence ATGGATATTTTGCTTAAGGTATTGCTCGTTATTTTCTCGATCGGCTTGATCGCAGTTGTGTTGCTGCAGAAAGGGAAGAGCGCGGGTCTTTCCGGAGCCATCTCCGGGGGTGCTGAACATCTTTTCGGAAAAACGAAAGCTCGCGGCATGGAGCTCGTTCTCGAACGAGTCACGGTTGGATTGGCGGTTGGCTTCTTCATCTTGTCGATCATCGTGGCCATCGTACCAGACTAA
- a CDS encoding IS1595 family transposase, which translates to MELNMNTDLHPISSRFQSEADCIEAIIAMKWPDGFFCPRCAYTECTRLSSRRLPLFECGRCSYQASPLVGTIFERTHLPLVKWFRAIELFLLPDGISALRLSQVIQVTYKTAWLMLHKIRHTLGECDARELLSGDVKVSCDQYAYDSSRYHPAAQPYATAVVAGCTVTEYGEPERVKIQLISHKRGQRADRHDLAAFIHDHIDVHTSTVQSFHLAYRLYLPLRKEVRAAWNSLKRTYVALGIKHLQAYLNECTVRRHLRMSGSEEEMHQNMLQMCISIPAIPYRELINHHQNQSIAIAAAA; encoded by the coding sequence ATGGAATTAAATATGAATACGGATCTTCACCCTATCAGCAGCCGTTTTCAAAGTGAGGCGGACTGCATCGAGGCGATCATCGCTATGAAGTGGCCTGACGGTTTCTTTTGTCCGCGCTGCGCTTATACCGAGTGCACCCGTCTGTCCTCCCGTCGCCTTCCTTTATTTGAATGTGGAAGATGCAGCTATCAAGCCTCTCCTTTGGTCGGCACGATTTTTGAAAGAACCCATCTGCCCCTTGTGAAGTGGTTTCGAGCCATCGAGTTGTTCCTGCTTCCCGACGGCATCTCGGCGCTGCGGTTGAGTCAGGTGATTCAAGTTACCTACAAGACCGCTTGGCTCATGCTGCACAAAATCCGTCATACCCTCGGCGAATGCGATGCTCGGGAACTGCTCTCTGGAGACGTGAAGGTAAGCTGCGATCAGTATGCGTATGATTCGTCGCGTTATCATCCGGCTGCTCAGCCTTATGCCACCGCGGTTGTAGCCGGCTGCACGGTCACGGAGTATGGCGAGCCGGAGCGGGTGAAGATCCAGCTGATTTCGCATAAAAGAGGACAACGGGCCGACCGGCATGATCTCGCCGCGTTCATCCATGATCATATCGATGTCCATACCTCCACCGTTCAGTCGTTCCATTTGGCTTATCGGCTGTATTTGCCTTTGCGGAAAGAAGTAAGAGCGGCATGGAATTCTCTAAAGCGTACATATGTCGCCTTAGGAATAAAGCATCTTCAGGCATATTTGAATGAGTGCACCGTCCGCCGCCATCTGCGTATGTCCGGTTCCGAGGAAGAAATGCACCAGAACATGCTGCAGATGTGCATATCCATTCCAGCTATCCCTTACCGCGAGTTGATCAACCATCACCAGAATCAGTCCATTGCGATTGCGGCTGCTGCTTAA
- a CDS encoding GNAT family N-acetyltransferase has translation MYKPVDTVEEGTLFHSIWMEAWMEKGFEPEFAENVLGRCLVYDEAGVPVGTVEFKPYVPHSDEPLNRLAPFDDHPAIMCSGPGEIAEVDKVALLKRYRGRNLNRLLATIVLFAEQNGIRHYVTLLEPTLFRALRISFHVPMTQVGERQFYKGDDVIPAIIHAAEFYEHPERYDWYLETIKSLSLDTVLST, from the coding sequence TTGTACAAGCCGGTGGACACGGTGGAGGAAGGAACCTTGTTCCACTCGATTTGGATGGAGGCCTGGATGGAAAAAGGCTTTGAGCCGGAATTTGCTGAGAACGTCTTAGGTCGTTGCCTCGTATATGACGAGGCGGGGGTGCCGGTGGGAACGGTGGAGTTTAAACCCTATGTCCCGCACTCGGACGAGCCCTTGAACCGATTGGCGCCGTTTGACGATCATCCGGCCATCATGTGCTCTGGGCCAGGGGAGATCGCCGAGGTGGATAAAGTCGCTCTGCTGAAGAGATACCGCGGCCGCAACCTGAACCGGTTGCTCGCAACGATCGTCCTGTTTGCAGAGCAGAACGGGATTCGCCATTACGTCACCTTGCTTGAGCCCACCTTGTTCCGGGCGCTTCGTATCTCTTTTCATGTTCCGATGACCCAAGTTGGGGAACGCCAATTCTATAAAGGAGACGACGTTATACCGGCCATTATTCATGCGGCAGAGTTCTATGAGCATCCGGAGCGTTATGATTGGTATTTGGAAACGATCAAGTCCTTAAGTCTGGACACGGTTTTATCTACATAA
- a CDS encoding methyl-accepting chemotaxis protein encodes MENYRILQRRNKLFVKIIWGMVALGVLTDIMIQVDSKVLYTLIIVGGICCSIATYMTYANKGTRYVMFVIPVITSLLTFLLIYHDPDPIVSTYLLVYVSIGIMTLYSNYKPIILSGLLGMGITIYFFNVPFYHDKLFPRESLSYLLLFLAFLTVALAFAARFSERLQKDVLSQQQDTMEAKRRSDELLSKLQASLDVLGRLSTQLRENVTVTGSISKEITTTFGSVSSTLERQTLGLQSTTQSVQEVGGAVEVTAEISARLQELSSDMLHNTEAAGAKMNALSVHIQHLQQIITDTVTQMQKLRDQNEQVSQIVDTIHGISAQTNLLAMNAAIEAAHAGEHGKGFAVVSLEIRKLAENSQQATQRINDILADVIGQINNVAEQITLGSTAVHSGQEEAQEVQSYMGKVSDNARTVNEHSGEVDRSVRQMQDQYTSIMTEIMELAESTEHNMSAAQQILAGIEAQDSKIHEIVRHYQDLDNLILTLSATAAGDTTQDITPQPATVSSGSTSESHEPSSSSTNPEAKTIQDQETSVPAEPTKEPVSVG; translated from the coding sequence ATGGAGAATTATCGAATTCTGCAACGACGTAATAAATTATTCGTCAAAATTATATGGGGAATGGTCGCCCTTGGCGTCCTGACCGACATCATGATCCAGGTGGACAGCAAAGTTCTATATACCTTGATCATCGTCGGCGGAATTTGTTGCTCCATCGCAACCTACATGACTTACGCCAACAAAGGAACCCGCTACGTCATGTTTGTCATTCCCGTGATCACCTCATTGTTGACTTTTCTGCTGATCTATCATGATCCCGATCCGATCGTCAGCACGTATTTGCTCGTCTACGTATCTATCGGCATCATGACGTTGTATTCGAACTACAAGCCGATCATTCTATCTGGCTTATTGGGGATGGGGATTACGATTTATTTCTTCAACGTTCCCTTCTACCACGATAAATTATTCCCCCGCGAGTCGTTGAGCTATCTGCTGCTGTTCCTGGCATTTCTGACAGTTGCTTTAGCTTTTGCTGCCCGGTTCAGCGAACGTCTGCAGAAGGATGTATTATCTCAGCAGCAGGATACGATGGAGGCAAAACGCCGCAGTGACGAGCTGCTTTCGAAACTGCAAGCTTCACTGGACGTGCTGGGACGTCTAAGCACTCAGTTGCGGGAGAACGTAACCGTCACGGGGTCCATCTCCAAAGAAATTACGACGACCTTTGGCAGCGTCTCCTCGACCTTGGAACGGCAGACGCTGGGGCTGCAATCTACAACCCAATCGGTGCAGGAGGTTGGCGGAGCCGTAGAGGTGACAGCCGAGATCTCAGCCCGGCTTCAAGAGCTGTCATCAGACATGCTGCATAATACAGAAGCCGCCGGAGCGAAGATGAACGCCTTATCCGTACATATTCAACATTTGCAGCAAATCATTACCGACACCGTCACCCAAATGCAGAAGCTTCGGGACCAAAATGAGCAAGTCAGCCAAATTGTCGATACGATCCATGGTATCTCTGCGCAAACAAACCTGCTGGCGATGAATGCCGCAATTGAAGCCGCTCATGCCGGAGAGCATGGCAAAGGCTTCGCCGTGGTCTCCTTGGAAATCCGCAAGCTTGCCGAGAACTCACAGCAGGCCACCCAGCGGATTAACGATATTCTGGCGGACGTCATTGGGCAAATCAACAACGTTGCTGAACAGATCACACTTGGCTCCACTGCGGTTCATTCCGGGCAGGAAGAAGCCCAAGAAGTCCAAAGCTACATGGGCAAAGTGTCTGACAATGCCCGCACGGTGAATGAGCACTCTGGCGAAGTCGATCGCTCGGTACGGCAGATGCAGGACCAGTACACCAGCATTATGACAGAAATTATGGAGCTAGCTGAGAGCACCGAGCACAACATGAGCGCCGCGCAGCAAATTCTGGCGGGCATCGAAGCGCAGGACAGCAAAATTCACGAGATCGTGAGACACTATCAAGATCTCGACAACTTGATTCTCACCCTATCGGCGACGGCCGCAGGGGATACGACGCAGGACATCACTCCTCAACCAGCAACGGTGTCGTCCGGGTCCACTTCAGAATCACACGAACCTTCTTCGAGTTCGACCAACCCGGAAGCGAAGACGATTCAAGATCAAGAGACTTCCGTTCCGGCGGAACCTACCAAAGAGCCTGTCTCAGTCGGCTAG
- the rnr gene encoding ribonuclease R, whose protein sequence is MRETAYKPMTYQELEEHFGITDAADFKEFLKMLNRLEQNGQIILTRTHRYGVPERMDLVRGRLQAHPKGFAFLIPEDRDHPDVYIHANDLKSAMNGDTVLVRVSSKSAGGGKLEGEVVRIVHRAITQVVGVFQNNESFGFVIPDDKRINKDLFIPREGFGAAVDGEKVVAEIVEYPEGRSAAVGRVIEILGHKDDPGVDILSIIRKHQLPEAFPDDVMAEAQEVPDVIDEAEIVRQGRRDLRDKVIVTIDGEDAKDLDDAVNVERLPNGNIKLGVHIADVGYYVRENSKLDQEAYNRGCSVYLVDRVIPMLPHRLSNGICSLNPKVDRFTLSCEMEFNEQMKVVKHDIFTSVIRTKERMTYTNVRKILEEEDLEVTARYADLVETFQLMKELALKLRANRMRRGAVDFDFVESKVIVDENGKPVDIVKRERSIAEQIIEEFMLAANETVAEHFYWLKVPFIYRIHEDPDQEKLMNFLAFVANFGYTVKGSKGNKVHPRALQTLLEDIQGTKEQTVISTMMLRSMKQAKYDAESTGHFGLAAEFYTHFTSPIRRYPDLVIHRVIREVIESGGTLSEARMEYLASRMQDIAQQSSERERIAVEAERDTEQLKKAEFMLDKVGEEFTGIISSVTSFGMFVELENTVEGLIRLSAMTDDYYHFHEQHMALIGERTSKIYRIGDEVKIRVARVNMDDHTIDFEMVDMKPRQRGDFAGGRGGWGGGRGNKAAKGKDAGRGKAGGGKGKGGRGAGKPGRAAAADFVAADEDAGVGTPGGKRGKRGGAAKGSGGIALGRAEARADSSAGEDTGAAASAPAPMFGFGSGKGGYASGTVAVARDAGPGYRTGEGKSSRRKKTSASGIFIGARDEGAGDAAPSRKRGGGKGKSGGGNATAAFVRKKKK, encoded by the coding sequence ATGCGGGAAACGGCATATAAACCGATGACGTACCAGGAGTTGGAGGAGCATTTTGGGATCACCGATGCCGCCGATTTTAAAGAATTTCTGAAAATGCTCAACCGGTTAGAGCAAAATGGACAAATTATTCTTACCCGCACTCATCGCTACGGGGTTCCGGAACGAATGGATTTGGTGCGCGGGCGCTTGCAGGCTCATCCCAAGGGCTTTGCATTTCTGATCCCAGAGGATCGCGATCATCCGGACGTCTACATTCATGCTAATGATTTGAAGAGCGCGATGAACGGCGATACGGTGCTGGTGCGCGTCAGCTCGAAGAGCGCGGGCGGCGGCAAGCTGGAAGGTGAGGTCGTACGCATCGTGCACCGGGCCATCACGCAGGTGGTAGGCGTCTTCCAGAACAACGAATCGTTTGGCTTTGTGATCCCGGACGATAAACGGATCAACAAGGATCTGTTTATCCCGCGGGAAGGCTTTGGCGCTGCAGTTGACGGCGAGAAGGTCGTGGCCGAAATCGTGGAGTATCCCGAGGGACGGTCTGCGGCGGTTGGTCGGGTCATCGAGATTTTAGGTCACAAGGATGACCCGGGCGTCGACATTTTGTCGATCATCCGCAAGCATCAGTTGCCGGAGGCTTTTCCGGATGACGTGATGGCAGAGGCGCAGGAAGTTCCCGACGTGATCGACGAGGCGGAGATCGTCCGCCAAGGACGGCGGGACTTACGCGACAAGGTGATCGTGACGATCGACGGTGAGGATGCGAAGGACCTGGATGATGCCGTAAACGTAGAGCGCCTGCCCAACGGGAATATTAAGCTGGGCGTGCATATCGCCGACGTTGGGTATTACGTGCGGGAGAATTCGAAGCTCGATCAGGAAGCCTATAACCGCGGCTGCAGTGTGTACTTGGTAGACCGCGTTATTCCGATGCTGCCGCACCGGTTGTCCAATGGGATTTGCTCGTTGAATCCGAAGGTGGACCGGTTCACGTTGTCCTGTGAGATGGAATTTAACGAGCAGATGAAGGTCGTGAAGCACGATATTTTCACCAGCGTGATCCGTACGAAGGAGCGAATGACTTACACGAATGTGCGCAAGATCCTGGAGGAGGAAGATCTTGAAGTTACGGCACGGTATGCGGATCTCGTTGAGACGTTCCAGCTGATGAAGGAGCTGGCGCTGAAGCTGCGGGCGAACCGTATGCGGCGCGGGGCGGTCGACTTCGACTTCGTGGAATCGAAGGTGATCGTTGATGAGAACGGGAAACCGGTGGATATCGTCAAGCGCGAGCGTTCGATCGCGGAACAGATCATCGAGGAATTTATGCTGGCCGCGAACGAAACGGTGGCGGAGCATTTTTATTGGCTGAAGGTGCCGTTTATTTATCGGATCCATGAGGATCCGGATCAGGAGAAGTTAATGAACTTCCTGGCGTTTGTCGCCAACTTCGGCTATACGGTCAAAGGCAGCAAAGGCAACAAGGTGCATCCGCGCGCGTTGCAAACGCTGCTCGAGGATATTCAGGGCACGAAGGAGCAGACGGTCATCAGCACGATGATGCTGCGTTCGATGAAGCAGGCGAAGTATGATGCGGAAAGCACCGGGCATTTTGGGCTGGCGGCAGAGTTCTATACGCACTTCACGTCGCCGATCCGGCGCTATCCGGACTTGGTGATCCACCGGGTTATCCGCGAGGTCATCGAAAGCGGCGGGACGCTGAGCGAAGCGCGCATGGAGTATTTGGCCAGCCGCATGCAGGATATCGCGCAGCAATCGTCCGAGCGGGAGCGCATCGCCGTGGAGGCGGAGCGCGATACGGAACAGCTGAAGAAAGCGGAGTTCATGCTGGACAAGGTCGGGGAAGAATTCACCGGCATTATCAGCAGCGTAACCAGCTTTGGCATGTTCGTCGAGCTGGAGAACACGGTGGAAGGGCTGATCCGGCTTAGTGCGATGACGGATGACTATTACCATTTCCACGAGCAGCATATGGCGCTGATCGGGGAACGGACGTCGAAGATCTATCGGATCGGCGACGAAGTGAAAATCCGCGTGGCCCGCGTGAATATGGACGACCATACGATTGATTTTGAGATGGTCGACATGAAGCCGCGGCAGCGCGGGGATTTCGCGGGCGGGCGCGGCGGCTGGGGCGGCGGCCGGGGCAACAAGGCCGCCAAGGGCAAGGACGCCGGCCGTGGCAAAGCCGGCGGCGGCAAAGGCAAGGGCGGCCGCGGAGCCGGCAAGCCCGGCCGAGCAGCGGCGGCGGACTTCGTCGCCGCCGATGAGGACGCCGGGGTGGGCACCCCCGGCGGGAAGCGCGGCAAGCGCGGCGGCGCTGCCAAAGGCAGCGGCGGCATCGCGCTTGGCCGCGCTGAGGCCCGCGCCGACAGCAGCGCGGGCGAGGACACCGGCGCCGCGGCGAGCGCGCCGGCGCCGATGTTTGGCTTCGGCTCCGGCAAGGGAGGCTATGCCTCCGGGACGGTCGCCGTCGCCCGCGATGCCGGCCCTGGTTACCGCACCGGCGAGGGCAAGAGCTCGCGGCGGAAGAAGACGTCCGCGAGCGGGATCTTCATCGGCGCCCGCGACGAGGGCGCCGGGGATGCCGCCCCAAGCCGCAAGCGGGGCGGAGGCAAGGGCAAGAGCGGCGGCGGGAACGCCACCGCCGCGTTTGTGCGCAAGAAGAAAAAGTAA